A stretch of the Marivirga tractuosa DSM 4126 genome encodes the following:
- a CDS encoding four helix bundle protein, with product MENQDLKIRTKKFALEIITLYRKLPKSAEFQTIGKQLLRSSTSVGANTRSAYRGRSRKEYIAKIGIVIEEADESGFWIELLEEISINNKENLLELRNEANELTAIFTSIAKKYKA from the coding sequence ATGGAGAACCAAGACCTTAAAATAAGAACCAAAAAATTTGCTCTTGAGATTATCACCTTATATAGGAAATTACCTAAAAGTGCCGAATTTCAGACAATTGGGAAGCAGCTTTTACGATCTTCAACATCAGTCGGAGCTAATACCAGATCTGCTTATAGAGGAAGAAGTAGAAAGGAATATATCGCTAAAATAGGGATAGTAATAGAAGAAGCCGATGAATCTGGCTTTTGGATAGAGTTATTAGAAGAAATAAGTATTAATAATAAAGAGAACTTGTTGGAATTACGAAATGAAGCTAACGAATTAACAGCAATTTTTACATCGATTGCCAAAAAGTACAAAGCTTAA